In one window of Janthinobacterium sp. 1_2014MBL_MicDiv DNA:
- the epsF gene encoding chain length determinant protein EpsF, with translation MNLSQLLLILRAHKKLILITLLVTVLGTLSISLLLPKTYKATSSLLLNYKGVDPLTGLAMPGQLLPGFMATQIDIISSKNVALRVVDHLKLAESPAVIAQFNEATEGKGGTVRDWLADLLLKKVEIVPSRESSVVDISFKGSDPQFVAAVANAFADEYQKTSIQLKVDPMRRVSTYFSEQTKLLRDNLEVAQSKLSKYQQDNGIVSVDNRLDVESNRLNDLSAQLVMAQGQSMEASSRQRMAQGSNGMASPDVSSNPLIQNLKIGLGNAEGKLAEIAQRLGRNHPQYESAKAEVDKLRADLREQLANTSNSVGNNAQILQQREGAVRAALQAQKAKVLELNRTRDEMGVLMKDVESAQRAFDVTSQRLSQTRIEGQAEQSDISVLNPAVPPIDPAGPRVLLNTLLSIFLGTLLGVGLAIVIEMLYRRVRSEADLQETLQIPVFGAIDWNARKSPRKKGVLNGILPRRLRLR, from the coding sequence ATGAATTTGTCACAGCTCCTACTGATCCTGCGTGCGCACAAGAAGTTGATCTTGATCACGCTGCTGGTCACTGTCCTCGGCACGTTGTCGATCAGTTTGCTATTGCCTAAAACATACAAGGCGACAAGTTCGTTGCTCTTGAACTACAAAGGTGTCGATCCCCTGACGGGCCTGGCCATGCCGGGCCAGTTGTTGCCTGGTTTTATGGCGACGCAAATCGACATCATCAGCAGCAAGAACGTTGCCTTGCGCGTCGTCGACCATTTGAAACTGGCGGAAAGCCCGGCCGTGATCGCGCAATTCAATGAAGCGACGGAAGGCAAGGGCGGCACCGTGCGCGACTGGCTGGCCGATCTGCTGCTGAAAAAGGTGGAAATCGTGCCATCGCGCGAAAGCAGCGTGGTCGACATCAGCTTCAAGGGCAGCGACCCGCAGTTCGTCGCTGCCGTGGCAAATGCCTTCGCGGACGAGTACCAGAAGACCAGCATCCAGCTGAAGGTCGATCCGATGCGCCGCGTCTCGACGTATTTCAGCGAACAGACCAAGCTGCTGCGCGATAACCTGGAAGTGGCGCAAAGCAAGCTTTCCAAATACCAGCAGGACAATGGCATCGTCAGCGTCGACAACCGCCTCGATGTGGAGTCGAACCGCCTGAATGACTTGTCGGCGCAGCTCGTCATGGCCCAGGGCCAGTCGATGGAAGCGTCGTCGCGCCAGCGCATGGCGCAGGGCAGCAATGGCATGGCCTCGCCCGACGTGTCGTCCAATCCGCTGATCCAGAATTTGAAGATTGGCCTGGGCAATGCCGAAGGCAAGCTGGCGGAAATCGCCCAGCGCCTGGGCCGCAATCACCCGCAATACGAGAGCGCCAAGGCGGAAGTCGACAAGCTGCGCGCCGACCTGCGCGAACAGCTGGCCAATACCTCGAATAGCGTGGGCAACAATGCGCAGATCCTGCAGCAGCGCGAAGGCGCCGTGCGCGCCGCCCTGCAGGCGCAAAAGGCCAAGGTGCTGGAACTGAACCGTACCCGCGACGAGATGGGCGTGCTGATGAAGGATGTCGAGAGCGCCCAGCGCGCCTTCGACGTGACGTCGCAGCGCCTGTCGCAAACGCGCATCGAAGGCCAGGCCGAGCAGTCGGATATTTCCGTGCTCAATCCTGCCGTGCCGCCGATCGACCCGGCCGGTCCGCGCGTGCTGCTCAATACCTTGCTGTCGATTTTCCTCGGCACCTTGCTGGGCGTGGGCCTGGCGATCGTGATCGAGATGCTGTATCGCCGCGTGCGTTCGGAAGCCGACTTGCAAGAAACGCTGCAGATTCCCGTCTTCGGCGCCATCGACTGGAATGCCCGCAAGTCGCCGCGCAAAAAAGGTGTGTTGAACGGCATTCTGCCGCGCCGCCTGCGCTTACGTTAA
- the epsE gene encoding polysaccharide export protein EpsE, with protein MKRLLMWCMATLLALSAGFAGAADVQLGAGDVLKISVYGNPDLALETRVSEAGEITFPLVGNVALGGLSVSAAEKKLGGLLESGGFLRKAQVNIIVTQLQSQQVSVLGQVNRPGRYPIEGKRSLMDMLAMAGGVSQDGGDAVSLIRKRNGKTTREVIDIVDMVRSADLNRDLDVAGNDVIFVERAPRFYIYGEVQRPGAFRLERSMTVLQALSVGGGLTQRGTERGIRIKRRDEAGKLEIINAKHDDLLQVDDMVYVQESLF; from the coding sequence ATGAAACGACTTCTGATGTGGTGCATGGCCACCCTGTTGGCCCTGAGTGCCGGTTTTGCCGGCGCTGCCGACGTACAGCTCGGCGCCGGCGACGTATTGAAAATTTCCGTCTATGGCAATCCCGACCTGGCGCTCGAAACGCGCGTCAGCGAGGCGGGCGAAATCACCTTCCCCCTGGTCGGCAATGTGGCCCTGGGCGGCTTGTCGGTCTCGGCAGCGGAAAAAAAGCTGGGCGGCTTGCTGGAAAGCGGCGGCTTCCTGCGCAAAGCGCAGGTCAACATCATCGTGACGCAGCTGCAAAGCCAGCAAGTGTCGGTGCTGGGCCAGGTCAACCGTCCCGGGCGCTATCCGATTGAAGGCAAGCGCAGCCTGATGGACATGCTGGCCATGGCCGGCGGCGTCAGCCAGGATGGCGGCGATGCCGTCAGCCTGATCCGCAAGCGCAACGGCAAGACGACGCGCGAAGTCATCGACATCGTCGACATGGTGCGTTCGGCCGACCTGAACCGCGACCTCGATGTGGCCGGCAACGACGTCATCTTCGTCGAGCGCGCGCCGCGCTTCTATATCTATGGCGAAGTCCAGCGTCCGGGCGCCTTCCGCCTCGAGCGTTCGATGACGGTGCTGCAGGCCTTGTCCGTCGGCGGCGGTCTGACGCAGCGTGGCACCGAGCGCGGCATTCGCATCAAGCGCCGCGACGAGGCTGGCAAGCTGGAAATCATCAACGCCAAGCATGACGACCTGCTGCAAGTTGACGATATGGTGTACGTGCAGGAAAGCCTGTTCTAA
- a CDS encoding EpsD family peptidyl-prolyl cis-trans isomerase, with translation MPSRLLCAGLVVLAVAGLSACGNKEKKPGQALASVNGEEITVLQLNEEMQRANVQAPQQEAASKQLLESLIDRQLLQNEAAKDKTDRDPKVVQAIERAKALIVAQAYMQKRIGTIARPTKQEVEEYFHKNPQFFSERKQFDMRELVIASADMNDQLKAAMDSAKTLDDVAAWLETHKVKFARTQLSRTSADLAPELSAKLLSMPKGQLFIIREGDRTLLISLADIRDNPVTLAQAAPQIEQFLFNKKNKDAADAELKRLRATAKIEYLGKDGAPAAAAAAASAAAPAAPAPAAAAPAAPAQGSSEANDRGVAGLK, from the coding sequence ATGCCTTCCCGTCTGCTGTGCGCAGGCCTGGTCGTGCTGGCCGTCGCAGGATTGTCTGCTTGTGGCAACAAAGAAAAAAAGCCCGGCCAGGCGCTGGCGAGTGTGAATGGGGAGGAAATTACCGTCCTGCAGCTCAATGAGGAAATGCAGCGCGCCAACGTGCAGGCGCCGCAGCAGGAAGCGGCCAGCAAGCAGTTGCTGGAATCGCTGATCGACCGCCAGCTGCTGCAGAACGAGGCGGCCAAGGACAAGACGGACCGCGATCCCAAAGTGGTGCAGGCGATCGAACGCGCCAAGGCGCTGATCGTTGCGCAAGCCTACATGCAAAAGCGCATCGGCACGATCGCCCGTCCCACCAAGCAGGAAGTGGAAGAGTACTTCCACAAGAATCCGCAATTTTTCAGCGAGCGCAAGCAATTCGACATGCGCGAACTGGTGATCGCCAGCGCCGACATGAACGACCAGCTGAAGGCGGCCATGGATAGCGCCAAGACGCTCGACGACGTGGCGGCCTGGCTCGAGACGCACAAGGTCAAGTTTGCCCGCACCCAGCTGTCGCGCACCAGCGCCGACCTGGCGCCCGAGCTGAGCGCGAAATTGCTGTCCATGCCGAAGGGCCAGCTGTTCATCATCCGCGAGGGCGACCGCACGCTGCTCATCTCCCTGGCCGATATCCGCGACAATCCCGTGACGCTGGCGCAGGCCGCGCCGCAGATCGAACAATTTTTGTTCAACAAGAAAAACAAGGATGCCGCCGACGCTGAGCTGAAGCGTCTGCGCGCCACCGCCAAGATCGAATACCTGGGCAAGGATGGCGCTCCCGCCGCCGCAGCGGCAGCGGCCAGTGCCGCAGCGCCTGCCGCGCCGGCCCCGGCAGCCGCGGCTCCGGCCGCACCGGCGCAGGGTTCCTCGGAAGCAAATGATCGTGGCGTTGCTGGCTTGAAGTAA
- a CDS encoding undecaprenyl-phosphate glucose phosphotransferase yields the protein MTVNDIPLISFFQRILDPLIIMGTLYLLSALSGSPFTGYSLVLMILAFFISSSVFQYVDPYRTWRSGRMLAYARDVFVSWGITALILVFLGSATGLAFHYDRELVLAWFVLTPFILLLSHLAARRMVADPGRDSEVRSVVIIGANDASLKFAATVERNPNLFMSVRGFFDDRTDDRWPETMREPMLGKMADIAAYVREHNIKMIFISQPISAQPRIRKMLDELQDTTASVYFLPDIYIFDLMQARFDNVGGMPVIAIRESPFTGFNSMVKRGSDIVLGLLIQIMLLPVMLVIAIAVKSTSKGPVIFRQRRYGLYGEEIIVYKFRSMTVSEDGDKVVQATKNDQRVTRVGGFLRRSSLDELPQFINVLQGRMSIVGPRPHAVAHNEQYRKLIKGYMLRHKVKPGITGWAQVNGLRGETETLDKMEARIHFDLDYLRNWSLWLDLWIILRTVKVVLKRDNAH from the coding sequence ATGACGGTCAATGATATACCCCTGATTTCGTTTTTCCAGCGCATCCTTGATCCCTTGATCATCATGGGCACGCTGTACCTGTTGTCCGCCTTGTCGGGCTCGCCCTTTACCGGCTATTCGCTGGTACTGATGATATTGGCGTTTTTCATTTCTTCGTCCGTGTTCCAGTATGTCGACCCCTACCGCACCTGGCGCAGCGGCCGCATGCTGGCGTATGCGCGCGATGTTTTCGTCAGCTGGGGCATCACGGCCCTGATCCTCGTCTTCCTCGGTTCGGCGACGGGGCTGGCGTTCCATTACGACCGCGAGCTGGTGCTGGCCTGGTTCGTGCTGACCCCGTTCATACTGCTGCTCAGTCATCTGGCCGCGCGCCGCATGGTGGCCGATCCGGGGCGCGACAGCGAGGTGCGTTCCGTCGTCATCATCGGCGCCAATGATGCCAGCCTGAAATTTGCCGCCACCGTGGAGCGCAATCCGAACCTGTTCATGAGCGTGCGCGGCTTTTTCGACGACCGCACCGATGACCGCTGGCCCGAGACGATGCGCGAACCGATGCTGGGAAAAATGGCCGATATCGCCGCCTATGTGCGCGAACACAATATCAAGATGATATTCATCAGCCAGCCCATTTCGGCCCAGCCGCGCATCCGCAAGATGCTCGATGAGTTGCAGGATACGACGGCTTCCGTGTACTTCCTGCCCGATATCTATATCTTCGACCTGATGCAGGCGCGCTTCGACAATGTGGGCGGCATGCCCGTGATCGCCATCCGCGAATCGCCGTTCACGGGCTTTAACAGCATGGTCAAGCGGGGCAGCGACATCGTGCTGGGCTTGCTGATCCAGATCATGCTGCTGCCCGTCATGCTGGTCATCGCCATCGCCGTCAAGTCGACGTCGAAGGGGCCGGTGATCTTCCGCCAGCGCCGCTACGGCCTGTATGGCGAAGAGATCATCGTCTATAAATTCCGCTCGATGACGGTCAGCGAGGATGGCGACAAGGTGGTGCAGGCCACCAAGAACGACCAGCGCGTGACGCGCGTGGGCGGCTTCTTGCGCCGCAGTTCGCTCGATGAGTTGCCGCAGTTCATTAATGTGCTGCAGGGACGCATGAGCATAGTCGGGCCGCGTCCGCATGCCGTGGCGCACAACGAGCAGTACCGCAAGCTGATCAAGGGCTACATGCTGCGCCACAAGGTCAAGCCGGGCATTACCGGCTGGGCGCAGGTGAATGGCTTGCGCGGGGAGACGGAAACACTCGACAAGATGGAGGCGCGCATCCATTTCGACCTCGATTACCTGCGCAACTGGTCGCTGTGGCTCGACTTGTGGATCATTTTGCGCACCGTCAAGGTGGTGCTGAAGCGCGACAACGCGCATTGA
- the epsL gene encoding XrtB/PEP-CTERM-associated polysaccharide biosynthesis outer membrane protein EpsL, with protein MLNSPPKSHRRRPSQSPGMPLMSVLRAACVLVAGGMASSSAMASLSDTIFPFLATSYSYDDNLLRLDDNVPGYNGPRSDTSRQIQAGFLVNRPIGRQVLTGQAKWSRVSFQHFDQFNYNGKDFLADLEWHLGNHLEGHAGALYSQTLTPFSDFQSTERNLRTRQREYVDGGWRFHPSWRVRGAYSRERYSYDLLSQRVSNREEKATELGLDYLPASNSRIGVQLRHVNGSYPNRVNGGQFGVDDGYTQDEIKANIYWIYSAITQVQVLGGWVRRSHSFYSGRDSSGANGRVVVNWAPLGKVRFTGSLWHEYGVVENALISSSLNNGASVAAAWDITSKVRMDAQVRREKRDFSAASGLVFPVDVSDTTRTESLGLTYAPQPNIQLGLNAFRDTRKGAPIINTGSYRAKGVSFSASVQF; from the coding sequence ATGTTGAATTCCCCGCCAAAAAGCCACCGTCGCCGGCCGTCTCAGTCGCCCGGCATGCCGCTCATGTCTGTCCTGCGCGCCGCCTGCGTGCTCGTGGCCGGCGGCATGGCCAGTTCGTCGGCCATGGCCTCGCTCAGCGATACCATTTTCCCGTTCCTGGCGACGTCGTATTCGTATGACGACAATCTGTTGCGCCTCGACGACAATGTCCCCGGCTACAACGGGCCCCGTTCCGATACATCGCGCCAGATACAGGCGGGGTTTCTCGTCAACCGGCCGATCGGACGGCAGGTCCTGACGGGGCAGGCCAAGTGGTCGCGCGTGTCGTTCCAGCATTTTGACCAGTTTAACTACAACGGCAAGGATTTCCTGGCCGATCTTGAATGGCATCTCGGCAATCATCTCGAGGGCCATGCGGGCGCCCTGTATTCGCAAACCCTGACGCCGTTCAGCGATTTCCAGAGCACCGAACGCAATTTGCGGACGCGCCAGCGCGAGTACGTCGACGGCGGCTGGCGTTTTCATCCGAGCTGGCGCGTGCGTGGCGCTTACAGCCGGGAACGTTACTCGTATGACCTGCTGTCGCAGCGCGTGTCCAATCGCGAGGAAAAGGCGACGGAACTGGGGCTTGATTATTTGCCAGCAAGCAATAGTCGCATCGGCGTGCAGTTGCGACATGTTAATGGCAGCTATCCGAACCGCGTCAACGGTGGCCAGTTCGGCGTCGACGATGGCTATACCCAGGATGAGATCAAGGCGAATATTTACTGGATCTACAGTGCCATTACCCAGGTGCAGGTGTTAGGCGGTTGGGTGCGCCGCAGCCATTCCTTCTATTCGGGGCGCGATTCGAGTGGCGCCAACGGCCGTGTCGTGGTGAACTGGGCGCCGCTGGGCAAGGTGCGTTTCACCGGCTCCCTGTGGCATGAGTATGGCGTCGTGGAAAATGCGCTGATTTCGAGCAGTCTGAATAATGGCGCCAGCGTGGCCGCGGCCTGGGATATCACGTCCAAGGTGCGCATGGATGCCCAGGTGCGGCGCGAGAAGCGCGACTTCTCGGCCGCCAGCGGGCTGGTCTTTCCTGTTGACGTCAGCGATACGACGCGTACCGAGTCGCTCGGGCTGACCTATGCGCCGCAGCCGAATATCCAGCTGGGTCTGAACGCCTTCCGCGATACCCGCAAAGGCGCCCCTATTATCAATACGGGCAGCTACCGCGCCAAAGGCGTTTCCTTTAGTGCCAGTGTCCAGTTCTGA
- a CDS encoding CAAX prenyl protease-related protein: protein MFDRAALPRVAPFLAYLSFIFIADMLGRLGFAAQDLRWLYAVKIGVVLGMLLYWRRSYTELAWVPLGARALAVALVAGIVVFLLWINLDAGWMTVGSADGFDPRNEGRIEWSLVVLRIAGAALVVPVMEELFWRSFLLRWIDAPDFLAFQPRLASAKAFVISVVLFGFEHNLWLAGIVAGAAYTLLYMRSQSLWSPILAHGVTNGVLGLWIVSGGYWTYW, encoded by the coding sequence ATGTTTGACCGTGCCGCCTTGCCCCGGGTAGCGCCATTCCTCGCCTACCTTTCCTTCATCTTCATCGCCGACATGCTGGGCCGGCTCGGCTTTGCCGCGCAGGATTTGCGCTGGCTGTACGCCGTCAAGATCGGCGTCGTGCTGGGCATGCTGCTGTACTGGCGCCGCAGCTACACGGAACTGGCCTGGGTGCCATTGGGCGCGCGCGCGCTGGCCGTGGCGCTGGTGGCCGGCATTGTTGTTTTTTTGCTGTGGATCAACCTCGATGCGGGCTGGATGACGGTCGGCAGCGCCGATGGCTTCGACCCCCGCAATGAGGGCCGGATCGAATGGAGCCTGGTCGTGCTGCGCATCGCCGGAGCAGCCTTGGTGGTGCCCGTGATGGAAGAGCTGTTCTGGCGCTCCTTCCTGCTGCGCTGGATCGACGCCCCGGACTTCCTCGCCTTCCAGCCCCGCCTGGCCAGCGCCAAGGCCTTTGTCATCAGCGTCGTGCTGTTTGGCTTTGAACATAATCTGTGGCTGGCGGGCATTGTTGCCGGTGCCGCCTATACTCTGCTGTACATGCGCAGCCAGTCATTGTGGTCGCCCATTCTGGCGCACGGCGTCACGAATGGCGTGCTGGGTCTCTGGATTGTTTCCGGTGGATACTGGACTTACTGGTAA
- a CDS encoding ATP-binding cassette domain-containing protein: protein MAVISLSSAQLAFGHVALLDYAEFSLETSERVGLIGRNGTGKSSLLKVISGKFKLDDGLLVMQQGIKIAYVEQEPQFDPEMSVFDAVASGMGESQAWLKEYDALTGQFGQGNDDELMERMHDIQVKLDAADAWSLPNKVETVLDRLNLTGDMLMKTLSGGMQKRVALARALVSAPDVLLLDEPTNHLDFTSILWLEGLLRDFKGSVLFITHDRSFLDNVATRIIELDRGRLLSYPGNFTAYQTRKAEQLEIEEVENAKFDKFLAQEEVWIRKGVKARRVRDEGRVRRLEALRLTRNARREQQGQVKLDVSAGERSGKIVADLENVSKIYGDKVIVKDFSATILRGDKVGLIGANGAGKTTLLKMILGEEQSDTGTIRLGTKLQVAYFDQMRTQLNEEANLMETIAPGSDWVEINGQRRHVMTYLNDFLFAPERARSPVKSLSGGERNRLLLARLFAKPANVLVLDEPTNDLDIDTLELLEELLEEYTGTVFLVSHDRTFLDNVVTQVIVAEGEGKWREFVGGYTDWERVRTLPVATAPASKPAVKAEAAAPAAKQKKLSYKEQRELEELPKLIAKLEDEQSVLAAELSHPDFYKKTPAEGKRLNARVAEIESELLEALEKWEQIEARANA from the coding sequence ATGGCTGTCATTTCTCTTTCATCGGCGCAACTTGCGTTCGGTCACGTCGCGCTGCTCGATTACGCGGAATTTTCACTGGAAACCTCGGAGCGGGTCGGTCTGATCGGCCGCAACGGCACGGGGAAATCCTCGTTGCTGAAGGTTATTTCGGGCAAGTTCAAGCTCGATGACGGCTTGTTGGTCATGCAGCAAGGCATCAAAATCGCCTACGTGGAGCAGGAACCGCAATTCGATCCGGAGATGTCGGTGTTCGACGCCGTCGCTTCCGGCATGGGCGAATCGCAGGCATGGCTGAAGGAATACGACGCGTTGACGGGCCAGTTTGGCCAGGGCAACGACGATGAATTGATGGAACGCATGCACGACATCCAGGTCAAACTCGATGCGGCCGATGCGTGGAGCTTGCCGAACAAGGTGGAAACCGTGCTCGATCGTCTGAACCTGACGGGCGACATGCTGATGAAAACCCTGTCGGGCGGGATGCAGAAGCGCGTCGCGCTGGCGCGCGCGCTGGTCTCGGCGCCGGACGTGCTGCTGCTCGATGAGCCGACCAACCATCTGGATTTCACTTCCATCCTGTGGCTGGAAGGCTTGCTGCGCGACTTCAAGGGCAGCGTGCTGTTCATTACCCATGACCGCTCCTTCCTCGACAACGTTGCCACGCGCATCATCGAGCTCGACCGCGGTCGCTTGCTGTCGTATCCGGGCAACTTCACGGCGTACCAGACCCGCAAGGCCGAGCAGCTGGAAATCGAGGAAGTGGAAAACGCCAAGTTCGACAAGTTCCTGGCGCAGGAAGAAGTATGGATACGCAAGGGCGTCAAGGCGCGCCGCGTGCGCGACGAAGGCCGCGTGCGCCGCCTGGAAGCGCTGCGCCTGACGCGCAATGCGCGTCGCGAACAGCAGGGCCAGGTAAAGCTGGACGTATCGGCTGGCGAACGCTCGGGCAAGATCGTGGCGGACCTGGAAAACGTCTCGAAGATCTATGGCGACAAGGTCATCGTCAAGGATTTCAGCGCCACCATCTTGCGTGGCGACAAGGTCGGCCTGATCGGCGCCAACGGCGCCGGCAAGACCACCCTGCTGAAGATGATCCTCGGCGAAGAACAGTCGGACACGGGCACCATCCGCCTGGGCACCAAGCTGCAGGTGGCGTATTTCGACCAGATGCGCACGCAGCTGAACGAAGAGGCGAACCTGATGGAAACCATCGCCCCGGGCAGCGACTGGGTCGAGATCAATGGCCAGCGCCGCCACGTGATGACTTACCTGAACGATTTCCTGTTCGCCCCGGAACGCGCGCGTTCGCCCGTCAAGTCGCTGTCCGGTGGCGAGCGCAACCGTTTGCTGCTGGCGCGCCTGTTCGCCAAGCCGGCCAACGTGCTGGTGCTCGATGAGCCGACCAATGACTTGGATATCGATACCCTGGAATTGCTGGAAGAGTTGCTGGAAGAATACACCGGCACCGTCTTCCTCGTCAGCCATGACCGTACCTTCCTCGATAACGTGGTAACGCAGGTCATCGTCGCCGAAGGCGAAGGCAAGTGGCGCGAATTCGTCGGCGGCTATACGGACTGGGAGCGCGTGCGCACCTTGCCGGTCGCCACGGCGCCGGCCAGCAAGCCCGCCGTCAAGGCCGAAGCGGCCGCACCGGCCGCCAAGCAGAAAAAGCTCAGCTACAAGGAGCAGCGCGAGCTCGAGGAATTGCCCAAGCTGATCGCCAAGCTGGAAGACGAGCAATCGGTGCTGGCCGCCGAGCTGTCGCATCCCGACTTCTACAAGAAGACGCCGGCCGAGGGCAAGCGCCTGAACGCGCGCGTGGCCGAGATCGAAAGCGAACTGCTCGAAGCGCTGGAAAAATGGGAACAGATCGAGGCGCGCGCCAACGCTTGA
- a CDS encoding MBOAT family O-acyltransferase, with protein sequence MLFNTFSFFLVFLPLALLGYFVLSRYSLRLSIIFLLLASVAFYCYWDIAFLPLLALSICTNFAVGRSISLHHGQGRLRQAKLWLIGGLVFNLSLLVFFKYFDFLLSNIAALTGAPIEPIGITLPIGISFFTFTQIAYLVDCHAGKVKDYQPESYGLFVTYFPHLIAGPILHHKEMMPQFSEPARHVPHRGRLVVGLSFFTIGLFKKVVLADGVARFVGPVFDLHHQHLSMLEAWAGALAYTFQLYFDFSAYSDMAYGLSYMFGIVLPINFNSPYKAASIIDFWRRWHITLSNFLRDYLYIPLGGNRKSAFLRYRNLLLTMLLGGLWHGANWTFLLWGMLHGIYLIINHALRHVLGGRSNWALRLGGACATFLAVVVAWVFFRATSVGVALDVLHAMWGGTLTPAMRETVLGMNRIMELGSCLGWLGACAAIAFFLPNAYELLGRGLRLEQESRLEGRRGNLLLGALLLLCLFLLSISETRGVSEFLYFNF encoded by the coding sequence GTGTTATTTAATACCTTTTCATTTTTCCTCGTTTTCCTGCCGCTGGCGCTGCTGGGCTACTTTGTCCTGTCACGCTATTCGTTGCGCCTGTCCATCATTTTTCTATTGCTGGCCTCGGTGGCATTCTATTGTTACTGGGATATCGCCTTCCTGCCTTTGCTGGCCCTGTCCATCTGCACCAACTTTGCCGTCGGGCGCAGCATTTCGCTGCACCATGGCCAGGGCAGGCTGCGCCAGGCCAAGCTGTGGCTGATTGGCGGCCTCGTCTTCAATCTGTCCCTGCTCGTGTTTTTCAAGTATTTTGACTTCCTGCTGAGTAATATCGCCGCGCTCACGGGAGCGCCCATCGAGCCCATCGGGATTACCTTGCCCATCGGCATTTCCTTCTTCACCTTCACGCAAATCGCCTATCTCGTCGATTGCCACGCCGGCAAGGTCAAGGATTATCAGCCTGAAAGCTACGGCTTGTTCGTTACGTATTTTCCGCACCTGATTGCCGGCCCCATCCTGCATCACAAGGAGATGATGCCGCAGTTCTCGGAGCCGGCCCGGCATGTCCCGCACCGCGGACGGCTGGTGGTGGGCCTGAGTTTCTTTACCATCGGCCTGTTCAAGAAGGTCGTCCTGGCCGATGGTGTGGCCCGCTTCGTGGGGCCGGTCTTCGACCTGCACCATCAGCACCTGAGCATGCTCGAAGCCTGGGCCGGCGCGCTGGCCTATACCTTCCAGCTGTATTTCGACTTTTCGGCGTATTCCGACATGGCCTATGGCCTGTCGTATATGTTCGGCATCGTCTTGCCCATCAATTTCAACTCGCCGTACAAGGCGGCGTCCATCATCGATTTCTGGCGCCGCTGGCATATCACGCTGTCCAATTTCCTGCGCGACTACCTGTACATTCCGCTGGGCGGCAATCGCAAGAGCGCATTCCTGCGCTACCGCAATCTGCTGCTGACGATGCTGCTGGGCGGACTGTGGCATGGCGCCAACTGGACGTTCTTGCTGTGGGGAATGTTGCATGGTATTTATCTGATCATTAACCATGCCTTGCGCCATGTGCTGGGCGGGCGCAGCAACTGGGCGCTGCGCCTGGGCGGCGCGTGCGCCACCTTCCTGGCCGTGGTCGTGGCCTGGGTCTTCTTCCGCGCCACGTCCGTGGGCGTGGCGCTGGACGTGCTGCATGCGATGTGGGGCGGCACCCTGACGCCGGCCATGCGCGAGACCGTGCTGGGCATGAACCGCATCATGGAGCTCGGCAGCTGCCTGGGGTGGCTGGGCGCCTGCGCCGCGATCGCGTTCTTTTTGCCGAATGCCTATGAGCTGCTGGGCCGTGGCTTGCGCCTGGAGCAGGAAAGCCGCCTGGAAGGCCGGCGCGGCAACCTGTTGCTGGGCGCCTTGTTGTTGCTGTGCCTGTTCCTGCTGTCGATCAGCGAGACCCGCGGCGTATCCGAATTTCTGTACTTTAACTTTTAA